The Solibacillus sp. FSL W7-1464 genome contains a region encoding:
- a CDS encoding DUF1273 domain-containing protein: MKSLYITGYRTHELGIFNDKHPGVPVIKKALENQLRILIEDGLEWVVISGQQGIETWAAQVVLELKNDYPVLKYSIITPFLEQEKNWNEHKQETYMHIVSKADFVTSVTKRPYEAPWQFIEKDKFIIDNTDATLLVYDEENEGSPKYVLRLIQKYMEQHDDYELLMINAYDLQMVAEEMQQGDDW, translated from the coding sequence ATGAAATCACTTTATATTACGGGCTACCGTACCCATGAACTAGGGATATTCAATGACAAGCACCCCGGTGTCCCTGTTATTAAAAAGGCGCTGGAAAACCAGCTGCGCATCCTTATAGAAGATGGCCTCGAGTGGGTCGTGATCAGCGGCCAGCAAGGTATTGAAACATGGGCGGCACAAGTTGTACTTGAACTTAAAAACGACTATCCGGTACTCAAATATTCCATTATCACCCCCTTCTTGGAACAAGAAAAAAATTGGAACGAGCATAAACAAGAGACCTATATGCATATAGTAAGTAAGGCCGATTTTGTGACAAGCGTGACGAAGCGCCCTTATGAAGCTCCATGGCAGTTTATCGAAAAGGACAAGTTCATTATCGATAACACGGATGCGACACTGCTCGTCTACGATGAAGAAAATGAAGGGTCCCCAAAATATGTGCTTCGCCTCATCCAAAAGTATATGGAGCAGCATGATGATTACGAGCTGCTGATGATCAATGCCTATGATTTACAAATGGTGGCTGAGGAAATGCAGCAAGGAGATGATTGGTAA
- a CDS encoding ornithine--oxo-acid transaminase: protein MTTKSEQLISTTEKFGAHNYHPLPIVIEKAEGSWVTDPEGNRYLDMLSAYSALNQGHRHPKIIQALKDQADTVTLTSRAFHSATLGVWYEKVSKLTGKNMVLPMNTGAEAVETAIKTARRWGYEVKGIEANKAQIIGCNGNFHGRTMGAVSLSSEAEYKRGFGPMLEGFTLIPYGDIDALKEAITPNTAAFIVEPIQGEAGIIIPTEGFLKAAYNLCKENNVLFIADEIQTGLSRTGKLFACEWEDVTPDVYILGKALGGGVYPISAVVANEDILGVFNPGSHGSTFGGNPLACAVSIAAIDVLLDEELTKRSLELGDYFKAQLQTIDNPVIKEVRGRGLFIGVELHESARPYCEKLAERKLLCKETHDTVIRFAPPLIISKEDLDWAIEQIKAVFGE, encoded by the coding sequence ATGACAACAAAATCAGAACAACTTATTTCAACTACGGAAAAATTCGGGGCACATAATTATCACCCACTTCCGATCGTAATCGAAAAAGCAGAAGGTTCTTGGGTGACAGACCCTGAAGGCAACCGGTATTTAGACATGCTTTCTGCGTATTCCGCTTTAAACCAAGGTCATCGCCACCCGAAAATCATTCAGGCTTTAAAAGATCAGGCGGACACGGTGACACTTACATCACGCGCATTCCATAGTGCGACATTAGGTGTCTGGTATGAAAAGGTCAGTAAGCTAACAGGCAAAAATATGGTGCTGCCGATGAATACAGGTGCTGAAGCTGTCGAAACGGCCATTAAAACAGCCCGTCGCTGGGGATATGAAGTAAAAGGCATCGAAGCCAACAAAGCGCAAATTATCGGCTGTAACGGCAATTTCCACGGCCGTACAATGGGTGCTGTGTCTTTATCCTCGGAAGCGGAATATAAGCGCGGATTCGGTCCGATGCTGGAAGGCTTCACATTAATTCCTTACGGCGATATTGATGCGTTGAAAGAAGCCATTACACCGAATACAGCGGCATTTATCGTCGAGCCGATTCAGGGAGAAGCAGGCATCATCATCCCGACTGAAGGCTTCTTAAAAGCAGCGTATAACTTATGTAAAGAAAATAATGTTCTGTTTATTGCAGATGAAATCCAAACAGGTTTATCACGAACAGGAAAACTATTTGCCTGCGAATGGGAAGATGTTACACCGGACGTCTACATTTTAGGTAAAGCGCTGGGCGGCGGTGTTTATCCGATTTCCGCAGTTGTTGCAAATGAAGATATACTTGGTGTGTTCAATCCAGGTTCACACGGCTCGACTTTCGGCGGTAACCCGCTTGCATGTGCCGTATCGATCGCAGCGATTGATGTATTACTAGATGAAGAGCTGACGAAGCGTTCATTGGAGCTTGGAGACTACTTTAAAGCACAGCTTCAGACAATTGATAATCCGGTTATTAAAGAAGTTCGCGGGCGCGGTCTTTTCATAGGCGTTGAGCTACACGAATCAGCTCGTCCCTATTGCGAAAAACTGGCAGAACGAAAATTACTTTGCAAAGAAACACATGACACCGTAATCCGCTTCGCCCCACCACTAATCATTTCAAAAGAAGACTTGGATTGGGCAATCGAGCAGATTAAAGCTGTTTTTGGTGAATAA
- the norA gene encoding multidrug efflux MFS transporter NorA has product MKDYKITLGLLLLNLFIAFLGIGLVIPVLPTLMNELQLSGKVIGYLTAAFAIAQLIVSPLAGKAVDKYGRKIMIVLGLFIFGISEFLFGLGKTIEVLFISRVLGGISAAFIMPAVTAFIADITTMETRPKALGYMSAAISTGFIIGPGIGGFLADFGTRVPFYFAGALGTTAAILSIILLREPERNAENTENAPAQTSGFKRIMEPMYLIAFILIFVASFGLAAFESFFSLFVDHKFGFTPMDIAIIITGGAIFGAVAQVMLFDRLAQKWGEIKLIRYSLILSGILVFLMTVVSSYFAILLVTCIVFIGFDLFRPAVTSYLSKIAGNEQGFVGGMNSMFTSLANIFGPILGGMLFDIDINYPYYFATVVIFFGILLTLIWKKPASYM; this is encoded by the coding sequence ATGAAAGACTATAAAATAACATTAGGGCTACTATTATTAAACCTGTTCATCGCCTTTCTAGGAATCGGTTTAGTGATCCCGGTACTCCCTACTCTAATGAATGAACTGCAATTAAGCGGCAAGGTTATCGGCTATTTAACGGCAGCATTCGCAATTGCACAACTGATTGTTTCACCACTCGCTGGTAAAGCGGTTGATAAATACGGACGTAAAATTATGATCGTCCTCGGATTATTTATTTTCGGTATTTCGGAATTTCTATTCGGTTTAGGGAAAACGATAGAAGTTCTTTTCATTTCCCGTGTATTAGGCGGAATCAGTGCGGCGTTTATTATGCCTGCTGTTACAGCATTTATTGCAGATATCACGACGATGGAAACACGTCCAAAAGCACTTGGCTATATGAGTGCGGCCATTAGTACAGGTTTCATTATCGGACCAGGTATCGGCGGATTTTTAGCCGATTTCGGTACACGTGTGCCTTTCTACTTCGCAGGGGCGCTCGGTACAACAGCAGCGATTTTATCGATTATTTTACTGCGTGAACCGGAACGTAATGCGGAAAACACGGAAAATGCACCGGCACAAACATCCGGATTCAAACGTATTATGGAACCGATGTACTTAATCGCGTTTATTTTAATTTTTGTCGCATCATTCGGACTCGCGGCATTCGAATCGTTCTTCAGTCTGTTTGTCGATCATAAATTCGGGTTTACCCCAATGGATATCGCGATCATTATTACAGGAGGCGCGATTTTCGGAGCAGTTGCACAAGTTATGCTGTTTGACCGGCTTGCACAAAAATGGGGAGAGATCAAACTCATTCGCTACAGTCTGATTTTATCGGGCATTCTCGTATTTTTAATGACTGTTGTCAGCTCCTATTTTGCTATTTTACTCGTCACATGTATCGTCTTTATCGGCTTTGATTTATTCCGTCCTGCCGTAACGAGCTATTTATCAAAAATTGCCGGCAACGAGCAAGGCTTCGTCGGCGGGATGAACTCGATGTTTACAAGTTTGGCCAATATTTTCGGACCTATTTTAGGCGGGATGTTATTCGATATTGATATTAACTATCCATATTACTTTGCAACGGTTGTCATCTTCTTCGGTATTCTGTTAACATTAATTTGGAAGAAACCTGCATCGTATATGTAA
- a CDS encoding MerR family transcriptional regulator — protein sequence MEEKHYSIGEVSKLTNISIQTLRYYDQIGLFKPSYVDPKTNYRYYKDSQFYHLDIIKSLKYIGVSLEEIKAAQQFTPAELLSFLQQQESVIEQQMNRMYEIQQSLYKTKRQMEEQLAIDVMNTVYFKNEESVRILSIKTNELTPYYIPNTYYSSLIKTLEVENSLLSNRYGCIFPYQQYDSLNDLHYSHVFTPLITDRFITHLTTDMDVKTIPAGRYVCIAFIFERDTYLTQYQKLYHYIEERHLQVAPVVYEIFMPLNYSPNEEDQFIVELKIKLL from the coding sequence ATGGAAGAAAAACATTATTCAATCGGTGAGGTTTCTAAACTGACGAACATCTCTATCCAAACATTACGCTACTATGATCAGATCGGCTTATTCAAACCTTCCTATGTCGATCCTAAAACAAATTACCGCTACTATAAAGACTCACAATTTTATCATTTGGACATTATTAAATCATTGAAATATATTGGTGTATCATTAGAGGAAATTAAAGCAGCACAGCAGTTTACCCCTGCCGAACTTCTCTCTTTTTTGCAGCAGCAGGAAAGTGTCATCGAACAGCAAATGAATCGCATGTACGAAATTCAGCAGTCCTTATATAAAACAAAAAGGCAGATGGAAGAACAGCTCGCGATCGATGTAATGAATACGGTCTATTTCAAAAATGAAGAATCGGTCCGTATTTTGTCGATTAAAACAAATGAACTGACACCGTACTATATTCCAAACACATATTACAGTTCCTTAATTAAAACATTGGAAGTTGAAAACAGCTTGCTGAGCAACCGGTATGGATGCATTTTCCCTTATCAGCAATATGACAGTCTGAATGACCTGCATTACAGTCATGTTTTTACACCGCTCATTACAGACCGGTTTATTACCCATTTAACAACTGATATGGATGTGAAAACGATACCTGCTGGACGCTATGTATGCATTGCGTTTATTTTTGAACGGGACACGTATTTAACACAATACCAAAAGCTCTATCATTATATAGAAGAGCGGCATTTACAGGTTGCTCCGGTTGTCTATGAAATCTTCATGCCCCTTAACTATTCTCCAAACGAAGAAGACCAGTTCATCGTGGAATTAAAGATTAAGCTGCTTTAA
- a CDS encoding YbfB/YjiJ family MFS transporter codes for MNRQHFSVILGGILFLAVAMGISRFAFTPVLPFMRVDENLSFAQGGWLASSNYIGYFIGALGAGLVSKSKKNFLLINVFLNVFSIILMGLVESYIIWIMLRFMAGLTSGFIFVLTSSIVMDYLAANLLTRWSGYLFSGIGLGIALSGLFVPFFEAFFNWQGAWLGLGALSFLFLTATILLWRQLNVANHTKQPKSADNNIWRGFMPWLIIAYGLEGLGYIITGTFLVDIIYNIESLRAYAGYSWVLAGLAAIPSAPIWMKCMTRFSPVSMMTTAFSLQIIGILLPVLSQSAWSVLVSAMSFGFTFVGLVTMSTAYARQLFPKQSNYVVSILTTFYATGQIIGPVIASRLETHFRTFKAPLLFAGGTVTLALVLLLIGYFYSRKSTVHLAADIKY; via the coding sequence ATGAACCGTCAACATTTCAGTGTTATTTTAGGGGGCATTTTATTTTTAGCTGTTGCAATGGGAATTAGCCGCTTTGCTTTCACACCGGTTTTACCATTTATGCGTGTTGATGAAAACTTATCGTTTGCACAAGGCGGTTGGCTCGCATCAAGCAATTATATCGGATACTTCATCGGGGCTTTAGGGGCCGGCCTTGTTTCCAAATCAAAAAAGAACTTCCTATTAATAAATGTATTTCTTAATGTGTTCTCGATTATTTTAATGGGATTGGTTGAATCTTATATAATCTGGATAATGCTGCGTTTTATGGCCGGTTTAACGAGCGGCTTCATATTTGTTCTTACATCAAGTATTGTCATGGATTATTTAGCAGCAAATTTATTAACACGCTGGAGCGGCTATTTGTTTAGCGGAATCGGATTAGGTATCGCATTATCCGGTCTTTTTGTACCATTTTTTGAAGCATTCTTTAACTGGCAAGGGGCCTGGCTTGGACTGGGTGCATTATCTTTTTTATTTTTGACAGCGACCATCTTGTTATGGCGACAGCTAAACGTGGCGAATCATACAAAACAGCCAAAGTCTGCGGACAATAATATTTGGCGCGGATTTATGCCATGGCTGATCATTGCGTATGGCTTGGAAGGGCTCGGCTATATCATTACAGGAACTTTTTTGGTCGACATTATTTATAATATCGAATCATTGCGTGCCTATGCAGGATATAGTTGGGTACTGGCCGGGCTGGCAGCTATTCCTTCAGCACCGATCTGGATGAAATGCATGACCCGTTTCTCTCCGGTTTCAATGATGACTACAGCCTTTTCCTTACAGATCATCGGCATTTTGCTTCCTGTTTTATCACAATCGGCATGGAGCGTACTAGTGTCGGCGATGTCATTTGGCTTTACGTTTGTCGGACTCGTAACGATGTCGACTGCCTATGCCAGACAGCTGTTTCCAAAGCAAAGCAACTATGTCGTATCTATATTGACTACATTTTATGCTACCGGACAAATTATCGGACCGGTCATTGCATCTCGTCTTGAAACTCATTTCCGCACGTTTAAAGCTCCCCTGCTGTTTGCAGGCGGTACTGTTACACTCGCGCTTGTACTTTTACTCATCGGGTATTTCTACAGCAGGAAAAGCACGGTTCATTTAGCTGCGGATATAAAATATTGA
- a CDS encoding L-lactate MFS transporter has protein sequence MKKNRWLIAASAIAIHLSIGGAYAYSVYKNPIAAELGWDASQITIAFTIMMGLAGFAAALFGSTVEKLGPRKAAMVAAVLFGLGQGGAGIAIAMDSVVLYWLTYGLLSGLGMGIGYIAPVSTLVKWFPNRRGLATGMAVLGFGSGALITAPVAVSLMDAVGISNTYFILGISYFVLMMIGALYIAPPKPGEVEEAVATGKTKTQEIAQMSAREAVRTKQFWMLWAMHLINVTSGLMMISVASPMSQEIAGLSVAAAATMVGLMGLFNGGGRLLWAAGSDYIGRSNVFVIFFTIQLIAFITLPFTTNALLLQLFIFLVVSCYGGGFSNLPAFASDLFGTKQLGVIHGYLLTTWSLGGIFGPIIVSTIHEATNSYIPVFYLFSFLIAISLGISLLLRSDLNKMKKQRAKEDASANNKGKQGAPAHS, from the coding sequence TTGAAAAAGAATCGTTGGTTAATTGCTGCATCAGCAATCGCTATTCACCTTTCAATCGGTGGAGCTTATGCATACAGTGTGTATAAAAATCCAATCGCCGCAGAGCTTGGATGGGATGCATCGCAAATTACAATCGCGTTTACAATTATGATGGGGTTAGCAGGTTTTGCTGCCGCACTATTTGGTAGTACAGTAGAGAAATTAGGACCGAGAAAAGCAGCGATGGTTGCTGCAGTACTTTTTGGTTTAGGTCAAGGTGGCGCAGGGATTGCAATCGCTATGGATTCGGTTGTCTTATATTGGTTAACATACGGGTTATTAAGCGGTCTCGGGATGGGAATCGGTTATATCGCTCCAGTATCAACACTTGTTAAATGGTTCCCGAATCGCCGTGGTTTAGCAACGGGGATGGCGGTATTAGGATTCGGTTCAGGTGCATTAATTACAGCACCGGTTGCCGTAAGTCTAATGGATGCTGTAGGAATTTCAAACACGTACTTTATTTTAGGTATTAGTTATTTTGTATTAATGATGATTGGTGCACTTTACATCGCTCCACCTAAGCCAGGTGAAGTAGAGGAAGCTGTTGCTACAGGTAAAACTAAGACTCAGGAAATCGCTCAAATGTCAGCACGTGAAGCTGTTCGTACGAAGCAGTTCTGGATGCTTTGGGCAATGCACTTAATTAACGTTACATCTGGTTTAATGATGATTTCTGTTGCTTCGCCAATGTCTCAGGAAATTGCCGGTCTATCAGTTGCCGCTGCTGCGACAATGGTTGGTTTAATGGGATTATTCAATGGGGGCGGTCGTTTACTATGGGCGGCTGGATCAGATTATATCGGGCGTTCCAACGTATTCGTGATTTTCTTCACGATTCAATTGATTGCCTTTATTACATTACCATTTACGACAAATGCCCTTCTTTTACAACTGTTCATTTTCTTAGTAGTTAGTTGTTATGGCGGTGGCTTCTCGAACTTACCAGCATTCGCGAGTGATTTATTCGGTACAAAGCAACTTGGCGTAATTCACGGTTATTTATTAACAACATGGTCACTTGGTGGTATTTTTGGTCCGATTATCGTATCGACAATTCACGAAGCGACAAACAGCTATATTCCAGTATTCTATTTATTCAGCTTCTTAATCGCAATTTCATTAGGTATATCTTTACTTTTACGTTCAGATTTAAACAAAATGAAAAAACAGCGTGCAAAAGAAGATGCAAGCGCCAACAACAAAGGGAAACAGGGAGCACCTGCTCATTCATAA
- a CDS encoding flavin reductase family protein, with product MKKIDPKLLSERENYKFLIGSIIPRPIAFVTSVSKEGVVNAAPFSFFNIVSSNPPMISVSIQRKKGDQKDTARNICENEQFVVHIVDTDNVKQVNETAANLPPNESEVALAGMTLVKSEKIDVPGVKEAKVRLECVLEKALELGGDDETVGCDLIIGKVVYYHIEETLYEDGRIDPDGLGAISRLAGNDYAKIGEQFTIERPR from the coding sequence ATGAAAAAAATAGATCCAAAACTATTATCCGAACGTGAAAATTATAAGTTTTTGATTGGCTCCATTATTCCGAGACCGATTGCTTTTGTCACATCCGTTTCCAAAGAAGGTGTTGTAAACGCGGCACCCTTTAGTTTCTTCAATATTGTATCTTCAAATCCGCCGATGATTTCGGTAAGTATCCAACGAAAAAAAGGGGATCAAAAAGATACAGCGAGAAATATTTGTGAAAATGAGCAATTTGTTGTTCATATTGTCGATACTGATAATGTAAAGCAAGTAAATGAAACTGCAGCGAACTTGCCGCCAAACGAAAGTGAAGTAGCACTTGCGGGAATGACATTGGTAAAGAGCGAAAAAATCGATGTCCCGGGTGTGAAGGAAGCAAAAGTCCGACTGGAATGTGTCCTTGAAAAAGCATTGGAACTTGGCGGCGATGATGAAACTGTCGGCTGTGATCTGATTATCGGAAAAGTCGTGTACTATCATATAGAAGAAACTCTGTATGAAGATGGTCGAATTGATCCGGACGGTCTTGGCGCAATAAGCCGTCTTGCGGGAAATGACTATGCAAAAATCGGCGAGCAATTTACAATTGAGCGCCCGCGCTAA